A window from Nomascus leucogenys isolate Asia chromosome 24, Asia_NLE_v1, whole genome shotgun sequence encodes these proteins:
- the MASP2 gene encoding mannan-binding lectin serine protease 2 isoform X2 yields the protein MRLLTLLGLLCGSVATPLVPKWPEPVFGRLASPGFPGEYANDQERRWTLTAPPGYRVRLYFTHFDLELSHFCEYDFVKLSSGAKVLATLCGQESTDTERAPGNDTFYSLSSSLDITFRSDYSNEKPFTGFEAFYAAEDIDECQVAPGEAPTCDHHCHNHLGGFYCSCRAGYVLHRNKRTCSEQSL from the exons ATGAG GCTGCTGACCCTCCTGGGCCTGCTGTGTGGCTCGGTGGCCACCCCCTTGGTCCCGAAGTGGCCTGAACCTGTGTTCGGGCGCCTGGCATCCCCCGGCTTTCCAGGGGAGTATGCCAATGACCAGGAGCGGCGCTGGACCCTGACCGCACCCCCCGGCTACCGCGTGCGCCTCTACTTCACCCACTTCGACCTGGAGCTCTCCCACTTCTGCGAGTACGACTTCGTCAAG CTGAGCTCGGGCGCCAAGGTGCTGGCCACGCTGTGCGGGCAGGAGAGCACAGACACGGAGCGGGCCCCTGGCAACGACACCTTCTACTCGctgagctccagcctggacatTACCTTCCGCTCTGACTACTCCAACGAGAAGCCGTTCACGGGGTTCGAGGCCTTCTACGCAGCCGAGG ACATTGACGAGTGCCAGGTGGCCCCGGGAGAGGCGCCCACCTGTGACCACCACTGCCACAACCACCTGGGCGGTTTCTACTGCTCCTGCCGCGCAGGCTACGTCCTGCACCGTAACAAGCGCACCTGCTCAG AGCAGAGCCTCTAG